A portion of the Micromonospora tarapacensis genome contains these proteins:
- the pgm gene encoding phosphoglucomutase (alpha-D-glucose-1,6-bisphosphate-dependent) — MSSHPRAGQPAEPADLVDVPRLVTAYYAEHPDPADPAQQVSFGTSGHRGSSLRNAFNSDHILAVTQALCDYRREQGVDGPLFLGRDTHALSVPATVDALEVLAANDVTVLLDSRDGYTPTPAVSHAILTRNRGRTAGLADGIVITPSHNPPDDGGFKYNPTHGGPADSDVTKRIQDRANAILTAGLKEVRRVPYARARAADTTGTYDFLGHYVDDLPAAIDLDAIRAAGVRIGADPLGGASVDYWGEIAQRHRLDLTVVNPTVDPTWRFMTLDGDGKIRMDCSSPNAMASLIAMRADYQVATGNDADADRHGIVTPDAGLMNPNHYLAVAIAHLFRTRTEWGPDAAVGKTLVSSSMIDRVAADLGRPLLEVPVGFKWFVPGLLDGAVGFGGEESAGASFLRRDGGTWTTDKDGILLCLLAAEIIGVTGRAPSEHWAELAARFGAPAYARIDAPATREQKAVLGKLSPEQIRATELAGEPITATLTTAPGNGAPIGGLKVTTESGWFAARPSGTEDVYKIYAESFQGTDHLIRIQQEAQELVTEVLGNA; from the coding sequence ATGAGCAGTCATCCCCGCGCCGGCCAGCCGGCCGAGCCCGCCGACCTGGTCGACGTGCCCCGGCTGGTGACCGCCTACTACGCCGAGCACCCCGATCCGGCCGACCCGGCGCAGCAGGTCTCCTTCGGCACCTCCGGGCATCGCGGGTCGAGCCTGCGCAACGCCTTCAACTCCGACCACATCCTCGCCGTCACCCAGGCGCTCTGCGACTACCGCCGGGAACAGGGCGTCGACGGGCCGCTCTTCCTCGGCCGGGACACCCACGCGCTCTCCGTGCCGGCGACCGTGGACGCCCTGGAGGTGCTCGCCGCGAACGACGTCACCGTGCTGCTGGACAGCCGCGACGGCTACACCCCCACCCCGGCGGTCTCGCACGCCATCCTCACCCGCAACCGGGGCCGCACCGCCGGGCTCGCCGACGGCATCGTGATCACCCCGTCGCACAACCCACCGGACGACGGCGGGTTCAAGTACAACCCCACCCACGGCGGGCCGGCCGACTCCGACGTCACGAAGCGGATCCAGGACCGCGCGAACGCGATCCTCACCGCCGGGCTCAAGGAGGTGCGTCGCGTGCCGTACGCCCGGGCCCGCGCCGCCGACACCACCGGCACGTACGACTTCCTCGGCCACTACGTCGACGACCTGCCGGCCGCGATCGACCTCGACGCGATCCGTGCCGCCGGGGTCCGCATCGGCGCCGACCCGCTCGGCGGCGCCAGCGTCGACTACTGGGGCGAGATCGCCCAGCGGCACCGGCTCGACCTGACCGTGGTCAACCCGACCGTCGACCCGACCTGGCGGTTCATGACCCTCGACGGCGACGGCAAGATCCGGATGGACTGCTCCTCGCCCAACGCGATGGCCTCGCTGATCGCCATGCGCGCCGACTACCAGGTCGCCACCGGGAACGACGCCGACGCCGACCGGCACGGCATCGTCACCCCCGACGCCGGGCTGATGAACCCGAACCACTACCTCGCGGTGGCGATCGCCCACCTGTTCCGCACCCGCACCGAGTGGGGGCCGGACGCCGCGGTCGGCAAGACCCTCGTCTCCTCCTCCATGATCGACCGGGTTGCCGCCGACCTCGGGCGCCCGCTGCTGGAGGTGCCGGTGGGCTTCAAGTGGTTCGTGCCCGGGCTGCTCGACGGCGCGGTCGGCTTCGGTGGCGAGGAGAGCGCCGGCGCCTCCTTCCTGCGCCGCGACGGCGGCACCTGGACCACCGACAAGGACGGCATCCTGCTCTGCCTGCTCGCCGCCGAGATCATCGGGGTGACCGGCCGGGCCCCGAGCGAGCACTGGGCCGAGCTGGCCGCCCGCTTCGGCGCGCCCGCGTACGCCCGCATCGACGCTCCGGCCACCCGCGAGCAGAAGGCCGTGCTCGGCAAGCTCTCCCCGGAGCAGATCCGGGCCACCGAGCTGGCCGGCGAACCGATCACCGCCACGCTCACCACCGCCCCCGGCAACGGTGCGCCGATCGGCGGCCTCAAGGTGACCACCGAGTCGGGTTGGTTCGCCGCCCGCCCCTCCGGCACCGAGGACGTCTACAAGATCTACGCCGAGTCTTTCCAGGGCACCGACCACCTCATCCGGATCCAGCAGGAGGCGCAGGAACTGGTCACCGAGGTCCTCGGCAACGCCTGA
- the glgC gene encoding glucose-1-phosphate adenylyltransferase, which produces MAAKVLAIVLAGGEGKRLMPLTTDRAKPAVPFGGMYRMVDFVLSNLANAGYLKIVVLTQYKSHSLDRHITKTWRMSTLLGNYVTPVPAQQRRGPWWFAGSADAIYQSFNLIYDEQPDYVIVFGADHIYRMDPRQMVEDHIASGAAVTVAGIRQPLATADQFGVIEVGEDGRRIRAFREKPTDAVGLPDAPDEIYASMGNYVFTTRALIEAVEHDADDKTSKHDMGGSIIPALVAQGEANVYDFRDNEVPGSTDRDRGYWRDVGTLDSFYDAHMDLINVHPVFNLYNFEWPIYTEQPPFPPAKFVHQWGERVGRAVASMVSPGAVISGSLVENSIVSPKVKVHSWAHVDGCVLMEGVDIGRHAVVRRAILDKNVHVPEGAEIGVDLERDRQRYTVSDNGIVVIGKGQKVEP; this is translated from the coding sequence ATGGCTGCCAAGGTGCTCGCGATCGTCCTGGCCGGCGGAGAGGGCAAGCGCCTGATGCCGCTGACCACAGACCGGGCCAAGCCGGCCGTCCCGTTCGGCGGGATGTACCGCATGGTCGACTTCGTCCTCTCCAACCTGGCCAACGCCGGCTATCTGAAGATCGTCGTGTTGACCCAGTACAAGTCGCACTCCCTCGACCGGCACATCACCAAGACCTGGCGGATGTCGACGCTGCTGGGCAACTACGTCACCCCGGTGCCCGCCCAGCAGCGTCGGGGCCCCTGGTGGTTCGCCGGCTCGGCCGACGCGATCTACCAGAGTTTCAACCTGATCTACGACGAGCAGCCCGACTACGTGATCGTCTTCGGCGCCGACCACATCTACCGGATGGATCCCCGCCAGATGGTGGAGGACCACATCGCCTCCGGCGCCGCGGTCACCGTCGCGGGCATCCGGCAGCCGCTGGCCACCGCCGACCAGTTCGGCGTCATCGAGGTCGGCGAGGACGGCCGGCGGATCCGGGCCTTCCGCGAGAAGCCCACCGACGCCGTCGGGCTGCCCGACGCACCCGACGAGATCTACGCCTCGATGGGCAACTACGTCTTTACCACCCGGGCGCTGATCGAGGCGGTCGAGCACGACGCGGACGACAAGACCAGCAAGCACGACATGGGCGGCAGCATCATCCCGGCGCTGGTCGCCCAGGGCGAGGCGAACGTCTACGACTTCCGCGACAACGAGGTGCCGGGCAGCACCGACCGGGACCGCGGCTACTGGCGGGACGTGGGGACCCTCGACTCCTTCTACGACGCGCACATGGATCTGATCAACGTCCACCCGGTGTTCAACCTCTACAACTTCGAGTGGCCGATCTACACCGAGCAGCCACCGTTCCCGCCGGCCAAGTTCGTGCACCAGTGGGGCGAACGGGTCGGCCGGGCGGTCGCCTCGATGGTCTCGCCCGGCGCGGTGATATCCGGTTCACTGGTGGAGAACTCGATCGTCTCGCCCAAGGTGAAGGTCCACTCCTGGGCACACGTGGACGGGTGCGTACTCATGGAAGGTGTCGACATCGGCCGGCACGCCGTGGTCCGCCGGGCCATCCTGGACAAGAACGTCCACGTGCCCGAGGGCGCCGAGATCGGCGTGGACCTGGAACGGGACCGGCAGCGCTACACCGTCTCCGACAACGGCATCGTGGTCATCGGCAAGGGACAGAAGGTGGAACCATGA
- the glgA gene encoding glycogen synthase — MTDSAPLRVDLLTREYPPEVYGGAGVHVEYLARELRRITDVRVHCFGAPRSEPGVRAYAEPAALAGANAALRTMGVDLEMAAGCAGADVVHSHTWYANLAGHTAKLLYGVPHVMTAHSLEPLRPWKAEQLGGGYALSSWCERTAVEAADMVIAVSEGMRRDVLTAYPAVNPHRVKVIYNGIDTAQYAPDPDTDVLARLGIDPALPSVVYVGRITRQKGLPHLLRAARDLPPEAQLVLLAGAPDTPEIAAEVEGLVAELRATRSGVVWVAEMLPKSEVIQVLTHATIFVCPSVYEPMGIVNLEAMACETAVVATATGGIPEVVADGKTGLLVPIEQAADGTPVDPARFEAALAARLNELLASPERAATLGRAGRRRAVEHFSWDAIAARTLDLYRSL, encoded by the coding sequence ATGACCGACTCCGCCCCGCTGCGCGTCGACCTGCTCACCCGGGAGTACCCGCCGGAGGTCTACGGCGGCGCCGGGGTGCACGTGGAATACCTCGCGCGGGAGCTGCGCCGGATCACCGACGTACGGGTGCACTGCTTCGGCGCGCCGCGCAGCGAGCCGGGCGTGCGCGCGTACGCCGAACCGGCGGCCCTGGCCGGCGCGAACGCCGCGCTGCGGACGATGGGGGTGGACCTGGAGATGGCCGCCGGGTGCGCCGGTGCGGACGTGGTGCACAGCCACACCTGGTACGCCAACCTGGCCGGGCACACCGCGAAGCTGTTGTACGGGGTGCCGCACGTGATGACCGCGCACAGCCTGGAGCCGCTGCGGCCGTGGAAGGCCGAGCAGCTCGGCGGCGGCTACGCGCTCTCCTCCTGGTGTGAGCGTACGGCGGTGGAGGCGGCCGACATGGTGATCGCGGTGAGCGAGGGGATGCGCCGCGACGTGCTGACCGCGTACCCGGCAGTGAACCCGCACCGGGTCAAGGTCATCTACAACGGCATCGACACCGCACAGTACGCACCGGACCCCGACACCGACGTGCTGGCGCGCCTCGGCATCGACCCGGCCCTGCCCAGCGTGGTCTACGTCGGGCGGATCACCCGCCAGAAGGGCCTGCCGCACCTGCTGCGCGCCGCCCGCGACCTGCCGCCGGAGGCCCAGCTGGTGCTGCTGGCCGGCGCGCCGGACACCCCGGAGATCGCCGCCGAGGTGGAGGGCCTGGTCGCCGAGCTACGCGCGACCCGTTCCGGGGTCGTCTGGGTGGCCGAGATGCTGCCCAAGTCCGAGGTGATCCAGGTGCTCACCCACGCCACCATCTTCGTCTGCCCGTCCGTCTACGAGCCGATGGGCATCGTCAACCTGGAGGCGATGGCCTGCGAGACGGCCGTGGTGGCGACCGCCACCGGCGGCATCCCCGAGGTGGTCGCCGACGGCAAGACCGGCCTGCTGGTCCCGATCGAACAGGCCGCCGACGGCACACCGGTGGATCCGGCGCGCTTCGAGGCCGCTCTGGCGGCACGGCTGAACGAGTTGCTGGCTTCTCCCGAACGTGCCGCCACGCTCGGCCGGGCCGGGCGGCGGCGCGCGGTCGAGCACTTCT